DNA sequence from the Myxocyprinus asiaticus isolate MX2 ecotype Aquarium Trade chromosome 3, UBuf_Myxa_2, whole genome shotgun sequence genome:
AGACTGCTCAGAGGAGTTTGAGTTCCCTCTTCTGGTTCCTGAGAGCATGGCAGGCAAGACAGCAGGCCCAACACCAGCGCAAACACACCTGACACCAGCAGATAGATGGGGATATAGGGCTGCTTTGGACAGTCATTCCGATATATTGCACCTGTGAAGGAGAGGGAGATAATACTCAaatattggtttatttatttgccCAAACTGAACTGGCGTAACAAAAAATCTGGACTAACATTTAAAGCAAACATACCAATTGATACCTGAGCGATGGGCAGGGCGATCGCAATGAGTTTGGAGATTACTGTGAAACATTGGTTAGAGGCAGAGAAAATAAAAGTAGATTACTTCCTGTGTATTTCTTACCGGATGTCCATATTGAAGGCATATAATACAGTTTATAATCATAATCCCATAAATTCTAGGGCAAACATTTGCCCACGTTGCACCCGGATACATACATTGTTTGTTTCAGGACcgagattttttatttaacttcAGGTGTCGACCCGAACACAGCACCAAACGTCACCCATAATTAAAATCAAACTGGGTCGTATTGTCTTTTGCCTTGCATATTTTGTGGTTTTGGTTTTCAAGGATGATGGCATGTCACCCCACCTGTTCTGTAGAGTTCAATTACAGCctttaacatcaacaacaaaagagaaGTTTAAGAAATGCTACTTCCTTTAAACGTTTTAGAAGTAtggttatttgcattttattattgaaattaagcattgtttttcccCTGTTGTCcacgaccctatcagaacagacctgcaacccacttTTGGGCCGCGACCTAGtattttgagaaccactgttgtaGGCATGTGTAGATCTTACAACATACAGATCACCAGAGTCTTACCTACATGGATAAGGCTTAAGAAGTATTTGGAATTAagtgtacacttttttttttttttttaaatgacggcATTATAAACTGTTATATCTcagattaatctcagattattattcagatgaataaaGTTCTAGACTGTCAAAGCACCATTAATAAAGTGATATAATCAACCACCCTGATTGCACAGGTAGgctacatcacccagacgtctatttgaagtgtgtgtttacatctggaagacatatttttaagactgtttgctcatctgcaaaatgtctctttttttacatttcctcTGGGatttcaataagacattcagcagatgtctttgagatgtttacaatttagaatgtttgtaaatctgatctttttaagatgtttagcagatgttaattagactgTGAAGTttttcagatgaaaagatctaaaacaggcATCTCTGAGATGTAAGTGTGCTATCTGGGCATATTGCActcttgaaacagaaaagcagagTAACTGTGAGTACTTAGAACAGGTGTGCTGAGTTTGGGTGGTCTACGAATATTCTGAAGTAAATTCCGGTCTTCCATCCTCTTTTTTTCACTCTGACCTgaccagagagagaaagaataacagtgtgatattatttttaacaattgtGTAGCTCAATGTAGATTCACTGGTATTATGCTACATCTTTTAAAAGTACTCCCTTTCAAAAAGTATTGTGGCAATACAATGGTAGTACCAAAACATCATTGTAATACCATGGAACATATTTTCCTATAAGCCTTTTTATGAGATACCCCTTACAACTGAATTTACTGATACCCAGctggcacataaaaaaaaaaatgtgttcatttattaTCTCCATTGACAGAGAGAAACCAGTTTTAACAGgttgaataaataaaatgtgaaatcCTGTCATAAAAGAAGACAGACTGATAGAAagacagaatgaaaaaaaaaattccagtttcagtacaagttaagctcaatcgacagcatttgtggcatattattgATTACCATTAAAATGTATCTCGACTTGTTCTTCCTTCTCTTTATAAATCAAGCAAAAATCAAGCTTCCAGTGAGTCCAGCGATTttaacattacagctcaaataatacgtgagttttaaagctgaagtatgttgtttctgtgccaccaaacggaattgcaaaaagaaaaaaaagttttcaaaacagctttctgaatacccccccccccccccgcctttgatcaaacaaacagatagtcccacccccaactcaaaCCATTGGTTAAGTCGATGTTATTGTCTCTCGAGACCGGtcgcacaaaaaaacaaaaaaacaggaattttcatagcgacacagagacacagtgttaacagttttcaagaaaaccaacctatgaatggcttacttataagtTTCTGCATATAAACTTAgggaaaagtattttaacactggaaACATTACAGACTtcagctttaacagaagaataaatctaagtgtttttataaaattataagcttcacagttctgcctttaaacccttcaaaaattggccccattcacttccattgtaagtgcctcactgtaacctcaatttttttatttgtttttttttaaagaaaagggacgacaatcacaaatgctgtcaattaagctaaacttgtattgaacctggaatatcctTTAAAAGGGagatttcccccaaaaatgaaaatatttcagctctgtaggtccatacaattcaagtcaacagagaccaaaactttgaagctcaaaaaaaagcacataaaggcagcataaaagtaatccataagactccagtggttaaatcaatatcttcaaaagcgatatgataggtgtgggtgagaaacagatacttaagtccttttttactataaattctccttcctacccagtaggtggcgatatgcatgaagaaggcgtatcggcaaaaacaaaagaactattaggagagaagagcgcttaaGGCGCGGTCACACACACCTTCGCACGGCCAAATTCCGCAGGCAAAGATACCTTGGGTGGACGTTGAGCTTGTTTGAAACCAGCAAATATATGaccttttttaatgctgcacattacacagatgagccaaaacattaagtccactcacaggtgaagtgaataacgttgatcatctccgtcaatcagttctcgtagtcaacgtgttgaatgcaggagaaatgggcaggagtaaagacctgagcgactttaacaagagccaaattgttatggccacatgactgggtcagagcatcccTGAATCTTGTgaggtgctcctggtcagcagtggtgaataACTACCGACAgcggtctgaggagggacaaaccacaaaccaccGACaggggtgttgggcgcccaaggctcatcgatgcacgagggcaacgaaggctatcccgtctgatccaaactgacagaaggtctaaatgttaatgatggttacgggagaaaTGTGTCACACCACACCTGATGCATaaggggctgcgtagccgcagactggtcagagtgcccatgatgacccctgtccatcgAATgctcctacaatgggcacacgagtgcCGGAACTTGACCTTggacatcacgtggatggccgtgtacatgtgctctgtttacctggggaagtgatggcaccaggatgcactgtgggacaACAATAAGCCGGTGGagtgagtgtgatgctctgggcaatgttctgctgggaaaccctgggtccggccattcatgtgcaTGTCAATTTGACCCGTGCCACCTACCTATACATTGTTGCAGACCCGTGGAATTTTGCTGTGTGAAGGTATGCGAGACCGCAGctttaggagggctgtttgaaagtggagatttatagtaaaaacaaaaaggacttaaatactgatctgtttctcacccacacctatcatatctcttctgaagacatggattaaaccactggagtcgtacggattacttttatgctgcctatatgtgctttttttgagcttcaaagttctcgccaccattcacttgcattgtgaggaccttcagagctgaaatattcttctaaaaatcttagtttgtgttcagcagaagaaagttttGTATTAGTCTCGAGTCAACATTGTGCAATAAGATTTCTAGAACTTCTAGAGTCAGCACAGTGAGTACACAAAACAATTAAcgtaaataaacaacaacaacaacaacaacagaagttGACAGAACTATTTTCAAAGTAGTATTTGGGGTTGTAAACTCTCATTGTTGTACTTTCAACCCTTGTCAACTactgaataaatattaaaaaagctTGTTAAAACAAGTATGCAACAAGTATGCAGCCGGCGACTGACTGACAGTTCTACAAACATTTTCTCCATTAAATCGGGACAGCACGCGCACTTCCGTCAAACTGATTGTAGTTGGAGGCATATTAGGAGAACGAGTTAAAATCAACTGTACAATTTCACGAAGGTACGAAACTATGTGTTTCGTGTTTTGTAACAACAAAATCCCTACCTTCTTTATTTTCTCTCATCCCGAAGCAGTTCTAACAGTTTAGTTTGGCAGAAAACAACAGCAATCAAAAGAACTCAAACAACTTACCGAAGTTACAAAGACTCCCTTTTCGTTGAGCGTTCTTATAATCTAGATAGACGTGAACATACGGAAACTCTGGCCTGGCAAACATCTACACCCCGCCTGCATTGTTCGTGTCCGACCGGGGGAGGGACCGTGCGTTTGAGTTCATGTGACATCTCTTCTGAAGGGGTATACACCTCCTGACACATTCAACATGTTACATGCAACTGTATGTGGCCATGCATTTTACATGTTCTAATGGCatacaaaaacaaattatgtGTATTTCAC
Encoded proteins:
- the LOC127426683 gene encoding transmembrane protein 272-like isoform X2: MRENKEGQSEKKRMEDRNLLQNIRRPPKLSTPVLIISKLIAIALPIAQVSIGAIYRNDCPKQPYIPIYLLVSGVFALVLGLLSCLPCSQEPEEGTQTPLSSLCTAWNSLVSLFLFCWFIAGNVWIYSIYQPSYIPGTDQYCNKTLYLFAFWTTTLVYILLGIVFLGGCCMLFCMCLFGSLGLSRNVDDDV
- the LOC127426683 gene encoding transmembrane protein 272-like isoform X1 is translated as MFARPEFPYVHVYLDYKNAQRKGSLCNFGQSEKKRMEDRNLLQNIRRPPKLSTPVLIISKLIAIALPIAQVSIGAIYRNDCPKQPYIPIYLLVSGVFALVLGLLSCLPCSQEPEEGTQTPLSSLCTAWNSLVSLFLFCWFIAGNVWIYSIYQPSYIPGTDQYCNKTLYLFAFWTTTLVYILLGIVFLGGCCMLFCMCLFGSLGLSRNVDDDV